From the genome of Variovorax sp. RA8, one region includes:
- a CDS encoding LuxR C-terminal-related transcriptional regulator: METPDTALAPIDYRLAFEEAPVGMVLSRHRIIVDCNARLCEMFGATREVLIGQSFRVLYPSVAEFERIGKRMEPILNASGRYADNRMMRRVGGLHGAFAGETFWCHVSGQALNRAAPHEAGIWTFEDLGSRRAAKAELTPREREVAAQLMKGLTSKEIGRALGISHRTVEIHRARLMRKYAAATTAELVQKLMAG; the protein is encoded by the coding sequence CCGGACACCGCCCTCGCCCCCATCGACTACCGGCTCGCCTTCGAGGAGGCGCCGGTGGGCATGGTGCTGTCGCGCCATCGAATCATCGTCGATTGCAACGCGCGCCTGTGCGAAATGTTCGGCGCGACGCGCGAGGTGCTGATCGGCCAGTCCTTCCGCGTGCTCTACCCGAGCGTCGCCGAATTCGAGCGTATCGGCAAGCGCATGGAGCCGATCCTCAACGCCAGCGGCCGCTACGCCGACAACCGCATGATGCGGCGCGTCGGCGGCCTGCACGGCGCCTTCGCCGGCGAGACCTTCTGGTGCCACGTGAGCGGTCAGGCGCTCAATCGCGCGGCACCGCACGAGGCCGGCATCTGGACCTTCGAGGACCTGGGCTCGCGCCGCGCGGCCAAGGCGGAGCTCACACCGCGCGAGCGCGAGGTCGCGGCGCAGCTGATGAAGGGCCTGACCTCGAAGGAGATCGGGCGGGCGCTGGGCATCAGCCACCGCACGGTCGAGATCCACCGCGCGCGGCTGATGCGCAAGTACGCCGCGGCGACGACGGCGGAACTGGTGCAGAAGCTCATGGCGGGCTGA